One genomic region from Spirosoma sp. KCTC 42546 encodes:
- a CDS encoding ABC transporter ATP-binding protein → MNPVLSSQHLNKYFYDPEKFQVLTDITFDVQKGEFLSIVGKSGCGKSTLLYLLSTMDTEYEGQIEMAGTKLTGRSQDYLARFRNEHLGFVFQFHFLLPEFSALQNVMLPGLKLGKYPEKEVEERAMEKLRIIGMADFARKPASKLSGGQQQRVAIARALINDPTIIMGDEPTGNLDRANTENVFEIFRDLAGKGQTIIAVTHDPDFAAGTDRVIEMSDGMIISSHENKV, encoded by the coding sequence ATGAACCCTGTCCTTTCCTCCCAGCACCTTAACAAGTACTTCTACGACCCAGAGAAATTTCAGGTGTTGACGGATATTACGTTCGATGTGCAGAAAGGCGAATTTCTGTCTATCGTCGGCAAGTCGGGTTGCGGAAAATCCACGTTGCTGTACTTGCTGTCGACGATGGATACCGAGTATGAAGGGCAGATTGAGATGGCGGGCACGAAACTAACCGGTCGCAGTCAGGATTATCTGGCGCGCTTTCGAAATGAGCATCTGGGTTTTGTGTTTCAATTTCACTTTTTACTACCCGAATTCTCAGCCTTGCAGAATGTGATGCTACCAGGTTTGAAACTTGGGAAGTATCCCGAAAAAGAAGTGGAAGAACGGGCGATGGAAAAACTTCGGATCATCGGCATGGCCGATTTTGCCCGAAAACCCGCCAGTAAATTATCGGGAGGGCAACAGCAACGGGTGGCCATTGCCCGCGCCCTCATCAACGATCCAACCATCATCATGGGCGATGAACCAACGGGAAATTTAGATCGGGCCAATACCGAGAACGTCTTCGAAATTTTTCGTGATCTTGCCGGAAAAGGCCAAACCATTATTGCCGTTACCCACGACCCCGATTTTGCCGCCGGTACCGACCGCGTTATCGAAATGTCGGACGGCATGATTATTTCCAGCCATGAAAATAAAGTTTAA
- a CDS encoding FtsX-like permease family protein produces MNLHIASQIAQTHLLAKKRQTLVAMLGVTFGIAMFITMISFMQGVNQFLEDSALDASPHIRLYNEVNTQRPGLIEQLNPGNFNVIYHQKPKDEQARIKNGMAIAERIEREPGVLGVSPQVATQAFYNNGPIQLSGTISGVDIDRENRLYKLNTRLKSGSLSTLKTNPDGLIMGNVLARKLNVRVGDKVTVTTPKGGIRVLRVVGTFGFGVGTVDNTKSYGNLSTVQEMLQKDPSYITDIHIKMVDPLQAIPFGKKLRAMYGYYTEDWATANTAILAGEKIRNMLTYVVSITLLVVAGFGIYNIMNMTVINKIKDIAILKATGFDARDIIAIFLLQAVFIGFTGGLLGLGIGFGLSYLLSITPFDAGDFLSLKTFPVIFAAKYYIMGLLFGVITTILAGFFPSRKAAQVDPVAILRG; encoded by the coding sequence ATGAACCTTCATATCGCTTCCCAGATTGCCCAGACGCACTTGCTGGCCAAGAAACGCCAGACGCTCGTTGCCATGCTTGGCGTAACGTTTGGGATTGCCATGTTCATTACCATGATCTCGTTTATGCAGGGCGTGAATCAGTTTCTGGAAGATTCGGCCCTGGATGCCAGTCCACACATTCGGCTATACAATGAAGTGAACACGCAGCGACCGGGCCTGATCGAGCAACTCAACCCCGGCAACTTCAATGTCATCTATCATCAGAAACCCAAAGACGAACAGGCGCGGATCAAAAACGGAATGGCCATTGCCGAACGAATTGAGCGGGAGCCGGGCGTACTCGGCGTATCGCCACAAGTAGCTACGCAGGCATTCTACAACAACGGCCCTATTCAGCTGTCGGGAACGATTTCGGGGGTGGATATTGACCGGGAAAACCGACTTTACAAACTAAACACCCGCCTAAAATCGGGCAGTCTGAGTACGTTAAAAACCAACCCCGACGGCCTGATTATGGGCAACGTTCTCGCCCGAAAGCTCAACGTTCGGGTGGGCGATAAAGTGACGGTAACTACGCCCAAAGGTGGCATTCGGGTGCTTCGGGTCGTGGGCACGTTCGGATTTGGGGTTGGAACGGTGGATAATACTAAGAGCTACGGCAACCTCTCGACCGTTCAGGAAATGCTTCAGAAAGACCCGAGTTACATTACGGATATCCATATCAAAATGGTTGACCCGTTGCAGGCCATTCCGTTCGGGAAGAAGCTCCGGGCGATGTACGGCTATTATACCGAAGACTGGGCCACGGCCAATACGGCTATTCTGGCGGGCGAAAAAATCCGAAATATGCTCACCTATGTGGTGTCGATTACCCTGCTGGTGGTAGCCGGATTCGGGATTTACAACATCATGAATATGACCGTGATCAACAAAATCAAGGACATCGCCATCTTGAAAGCAACAGGTTTCGATGCCCGCGACATCATTGCGATCTTCCTGCTGCAAGCCGTATTTATCGGTTTCACAGGCGGGTTATTGGGCTTAGGTATAGGCTTCGGTTTGAGTTACCTGCTGTCCATCACCCCATTCGACGCGGGCGACTTTCTGAGCCTTAAAACCTTCCCGGTCATTTTTGCCGCCAAGTATTACATTATGGGCCTTCTGTTTGGTGTAATCACCACCATTCTGGCAGGCTTTTTCCCCTCCCGAAAAGCTGCCCAGGTAGATCCAGTGGCTATTTTGAGAGGATAA
- a CDS encoding efflux RND transporter periplasmic adaptor subunit — protein sequence MKSTCSIILGLLLFTACQRGNDGTTPAYKELTEAVYASGNVYPRNEYTVTADATGVLQQRLVNEGDSIHRNQLLFVLESATEDARQQAAANAYRQARANLGANSPVLAELEAQVRNARTRLSNDSINYNRFRELYGQNATSRAELERAELNYTLSRNNFRAQLNTLQRNRNQIQLDVANNRSQLVSSEVAGRNTRIRSFVDGKVYEVYKDPGEVIKVGEQLALVGSGSQLYAQLAVDESDFGRMRIGQEVVLKADVYPDKVFKARVSKIYPKLNRTDQSFRVDAEFVGERPASYYGLTVEANIIISQNKHVLTIPKSYVIGTDSVWVEQDGKKQKIKFQKGAENFDLVEVKGGLNEKSIVVSVE from the coding sequence ATGAAATCTACTTGTTCCATTATTTTGGGTTTACTCCTTTTTACGGCCTGCCAACGCGGTAATGATGGCACCACACCGGCGTACAAGGAGTTGACCGAAGCCGTTTATGCCTCGGGCAACGTATATCCCCGCAATGAATATACCGTTACGGCCGATGCTACTGGCGTGCTGCAGCAGCGTTTGGTGAACGAAGGCGACTCCATCCACCGCAATCAATTGCTGTTTGTGCTGGAAAGCGCCACGGAAGATGCTCGCCAACAAGCTGCCGCTAACGCCTACCGGCAGGCGCGAGCCAATCTGGGTGCCAACTCGCCCGTACTGGCCGAACTCGAAGCGCAGGTACGGAACGCCCGTACCCGACTCAGTAATGATTCGATCAATTACAATCGATTCCGTGAACTCTACGGACAAAATGCCACCTCGCGGGCCGAACTGGAACGGGCTGAGCTGAACTATACCCTGTCGCGTAATAACTTCCGTGCTCAGTTGAACACGCTGCAACGCAACCGCAACCAAATTCAGCTCGATGTTGCCAACAACCGGAGTCAACTGGTTAGCTCGGAGGTAGCCGGTCGTAACACCCGAATCCGGAGTTTTGTGGATGGCAAAGTCTATGAGGTATATAAAGATCCCGGCGAGGTGATCAAAGTAGGTGAGCAACTAGCGCTGGTGGGCAGTGGCAGTCAACTCTATGCGCAATTAGCTGTCGATGAAAGCGATTTCGGGCGGATGCGTATTGGGCAGGAAGTTGTTCTGAAAGCCGACGTGTATCCCGACAAGGTGTTCAAAGCCCGCGTCAGTAAAATTTACCCGAAGCTGAACCGAACGGATCAATCGTTTCGGGTAGATGCTGAATTTGTGGGCGAACGCCCTGCCTCGTACTATGGCCTGACCGTGGAAGCCAACATCATTATCAGCCAGAACAAACACGTGCTCACCATCCCCAAATCCTACGTCATCGGTACCGATAGCGTATGGGTGGAACAGGATGGTAAAAAACAGAAAATCAAATTCCAGAAAGGTGCCGAAAACTTCGACCTGGTCGAGGTGAAAGGCGGGCTGAATGAAAAGTCAATTGTTGTGAGTGTAGAGTAA
- a CDS encoding TolC family protein yields MNRFVLIFLVAYSIPVEGQTVVSTVQEALTLARSHNPDLVNARQNRQVQAQQQTATRSVLLPQARFFTNFDYNYSLPVQLIPTALFGGAPGEYRSIQFGLPYVLAAGAEVTVPVINRPARADLGIVDQNLRITDNQNLVLQDEISTQTARVYHAALLTRSAIAITRRNLASADTLTQIAQQRLDKGLIEPLEYNRIRAIQLTTADVLYQNELAYIRNLNQLKLMFGLTLSDSLVLSEELATRPAGQPVSATATYNLERPQLTLRQSRIELARLQLERERLMRWPTLSAYGRFTEQAQRSQINFLNTNEPWFQIGVAGLQFNWPIYSGGLRTSNLTRARLQLKVAESELAYERNKQSTDTEDVRNTYNQAIRSLDLNRQNYELSSQNVQIALIKYRSGLFAYDQYLNVFNEVLTAQNRFLNNLSNVFINQTILQIRNGQ; encoded by the coding sequence ATGAATCGGTTTGTTCTTATTTTCTTAGTAGCCTACTCCATTCCAGTTGAGGGTCAAACGGTCGTATCGACGGTGCAGGAAGCGCTAACGCTGGCCCGAAGCCACAACCCGGATCTGGTCAATGCCCGCCAGAATCGGCAGGTGCAAGCCCAGCAGCAAACGGCTACCCGGTCGGTTTTACTGCCCCAGGCTCGCTTCTTCACCAATTTCGATTACAACTATTCGCTTCCCGTGCAGTTGATCCCGACTGCACTTTTTGGGGGAGCACCCGGCGAATACCGTTCCATTCAGTTTGGCCTTCCCTACGTGCTGGCAGCGGGTGCCGAAGTAACCGTTCCTGTTATCAATCGACCCGCCCGTGCCGACTTAGGGATTGTGGACCAGAACTTACGCATTACCGATAATCAGAATCTGGTGTTGCAGGATGAGATTTCAACCCAAACCGCCCGTGTTTATCATGCGGCCCTGCTAACCCGATCGGCCATTGCGATTACCCGACGCAATTTAGCATCTGCCGATACACTCACCCAGATCGCGCAACAACGGCTCGATAAAGGGCTGATCGAACCTCTGGAATACAATCGGATTCGGGCCATCCAACTCACTACAGCGGATGTTCTCTACCAGAATGAACTGGCCTACATCCGCAACCTGAACCAGTTGAAACTGATGTTTGGCTTAACCCTTTCCGATAGTCTGGTGCTCTCCGAGGAGTTGGCAACCCGACCCGCTGGCCAGCCTGTTTCGGCCACGGCAACCTACAATCTGGAACGCCCCCAACTAACGCTCCGGCAGTCGCGGATTGAGTTGGCCAGGCTGCAACTAGAGCGGGAACGGCTCATGCGCTGGCCAACCCTCTCGGCCTATGGTCGATTTACGGAGCAGGCCCAGCGCAGTCAGATCAACTTCCTGAATACAAATGAGCCCTGGTTTCAGATCGGGGTGGCGGGTCTACAATTCAACTGGCCGATTTACTCCGGTGGATTGCGAACCAGCAACCTGACCCGTGCCCGGCTTCAGTTGAAAGTGGCGGAGTCGGAACTGGCTTACGAACGCAACAAACAGAGTACCGACACCGAAGACGTTCGAAATACCTACAATCAGGCCATACGGTCGCTGGATCTGAACCGGCAGAATTACGAACTCAGCAGTCAGAATGTGCAGATTGCTCTCATCAAATATCGGTCGGGTCTGTTTGCGTATGACCAGTACCTGAACGTATTCAACGAAGTGCTGACGGCCCAAAATCGGTTCCTCAACAACCTGTCGAATGTGTTTATCAATCAAACGATCTTACAAATCCGAAACGGGCAATGA
- a CDS encoding sugar phosphate isomerase/epimerase yields MTSRRSFLKNAGGSMALASISPVMATANAAEAQVAASDDLFKLGMAGFSFVNFKLDESLAMMRKTDVHYLCIKDFHLPYASTADEIAAFHEKLKQSGVTGYAVGPIYMKTKQEIDNGFDYAKRVGVNMIIGIPNPEDLPYIDKKVKEFNFRYAIHNHGPDIQLFPNAKSVYDAVKDLDPRMGLCFDMGHDKRYGDDPIADLEKYAKRIFDIHLKNVTAASKAGSTCELGRGVIDIPAFVSMLRKVKYDGCCSLEYEKDMKDPLAGIAESVGYFKGVCDATKSGKRKA; encoded by the coding sequence ATGACCTCACGTCGATCGTTTTTGAAAAATGCAGGCGGCTCCATGGCCCTTGCCAGTATAAGTCCGGTAATGGCAACGGCCAATGCCGCGGAAGCTCAGGTTGCTGCCAGCGATGATCTATTCAAATTAGGTATGGCTGGTTTCAGTTTTGTTAATTTCAAGCTGGACGAGTCGCTGGCGATGATGCGCAAAACGGATGTACACTATTTGTGTATCAAGGATTTTCATCTTCCCTACGCCAGCACCGCCGATGAAATTGCCGCTTTTCATGAAAAGCTGAAGCAATCGGGCGTAACGGGCTATGCGGTGGGGCCTATCTACATGAAAACCAAGCAGGAAATCGATAATGGATTCGACTATGCCAAGCGTGTGGGCGTAAACATGATCATTGGCATTCCGAACCCCGAAGATCTGCCGTATATCGATAAAAAAGTGAAGGAGTTTAATTTTCGCTATGCGATCCATAACCACGGCCCCGATATTCAATTGTTCCCAAATGCCAAATCGGTCTATGATGCGGTGAAAGATCTGGACCCACGCATGGGACTTTGTTTCGATATGGGCCACGATAAACGCTATGGCGATGACCCGATTGCCGATCTGGAGAAATATGCTAAACGCATTTTCGATATTCACCTGAAAAACGTTACAGCGGCCTCGAAAGCCGGTTCTACCTGCGAGCTGGGGCGTGGTGTGATTGACATACCGGCGTTCGTGAGTATGCTGCGTAAAGTGAAATACGATGGCTGTTGCAGCCTGGAATATGAAAAAGACATGAAAGACCCGCTCGCTGGCATCGCCGAATCCGTCGGGTACTTCAAAGGCGTTTGCGATGCAACGAAATCAGGAAAACGGAAAGCGTAA
- a CDS encoding Gfo/Idh/MocA family protein, producing the protein MENSRREFIKTAALGTAGVTIGGLANGMSAKSYAKIIGANERLNVAIAGLGRRLEAYYDPISRKDSNVELVYMCDVMKKQREAAVQKFSKYITYTPKLENDIRKVIADKNVDVLINATPDHWHAPGTWLAVQGGKHVYVEKPCSHNPREGEILVEIQKKSGKIIQMGNQQRSAPESIDIIGQIHNGVIGHAYKAVAFYANARGEVPVAKKAPVPDGLDWELFQGPAPRTAYTDNTWDYNWHWYNWNYGTAEAGNNATHELDVARWALQVEFPEYVTVEAAKRHFPEDGWNVYDTMDATYRFPGDKIIKWDGKSRNGHKTYGSDRGTIIYGTNGSVYVDRNGYTLFSRDGKVIKDSKSKTSEAGTALGGGGDMTTRHMMNFFEAIRGKAKQNSTIEQGARSTLLCHLANIAYRTNKSFAVDSKNGHIKDAEAMKFWSRQYEKGWEPSV; encoded by the coding sequence ATGGAAAATTCACGAAGAGAGTTTATTAAAACAGCCGCCCTGGGTACCGCGGGCGTTACCATTGGCGGATTGGCCAATGGGATGTCGGCCAAGAGTTACGCCAAAATAATTGGGGCCAATGAACGACTAAACGTCGCTATTGCCGGGCTTGGTCGGCGGTTAGAAGCGTATTACGACCCGATTTCGAGAAAGGACAGCAACGTTGAGTTGGTCTATATGTGCGATGTAATGAAAAAGCAGCGGGAAGCCGCGGTTCAAAAGTTTTCGAAGTACATCACCTACACGCCGAAGCTGGAAAACGACATTCGGAAAGTCATTGCCGATAAGAATGTCGATGTGCTGATCAATGCCACTCCCGATCACTGGCACGCACCCGGTACCTGGCTGGCTGTGCAGGGTGGCAAGCACGTGTACGTTGAAAAACCCTGTAGCCATAATCCCCGCGAAGGCGAAATTCTGGTTGAAATCCAAAAAAAATCGGGTAAGATAATCCAGATGGGTAACCAGCAACGTTCGGCACCGGAGTCAATCGACATCATCGGGCAGATTCACAACGGCGTAATTGGTCATGCCTACAAAGCCGTTGCCTTTTATGCCAATGCCCGTGGAGAAGTGCCTGTTGCGAAGAAAGCACCCGTCCCCGACGGACTGGATTGGGAGTTATTTCAGGGCCCCGCCCCGCGCACGGCTTATACCGACAATACCTGGGATTATAACTGGCACTGGTACAACTGGAATTATGGAACTGCCGAAGCGGGGAACAATGCTACCCACGAACTGGATGTTGCCCGGTGGGCACTTCAGGTTGAATTTCCGGAGTATGTGACCGTAGAAGCCGCCAAACGCCATTTTCCGGAAGATGGCTGGAATGTGTATGACACCATGGATGCAACCTACCGCTTTCCGGGCGACAAGATCATCAAATGGGATGGCAAAAGCCGGAACGGTCATAAAACCTATGGCAGCGATCGTGGAACCATCATTTACGGTACCAATGGATCGGTTTATGTCGACCGAAACGGGTACACATTGTTCAGCCGGGATGGAAAAGTTATTAAAGACAGTAAGTCGAAAACCTCGGAAGCGGGAACGGCTTTAGGCGGTGGAGGAGATATGACCACCCGCCACATGATGAACTTCTTCGAAGCGATTCGCGGGAAAGCCAAACAGAATTCAACCATAGAGCAGGGAGCCCGAAGCACCCTATTGTGCCACCTGGCGAACATCGCCTATCGGACCAATAAATCGTTTGCGGTCGACTCAAAAAACGGACATATCAAGGATGCCGAAGCGATGAAGTTCTGGAGCCGACAGTATGAAAAGGGCTGGGAACCAAGTGTGTAG
- a CDS encoding CsbD family protein, which produces MNETTLKGGWNELKGKIKQAYGDLTDDDLTYQEGQEDEMWGKIQQKTGKTKDEINKAIADL; this is translated from the coding sequence ATGAACGAGACAACCCTTAAAGGTGGCTGGAACGAATTAAAAGGCAAAATCAAACAAGCCTACGGCGACCTAACCGACGACGACCTAACCTATCAGGAAGGTCAGGAAGATGAAATGTGGGGTAAAATCCAGCAGAAAACTGGAAAAACAAAAGACGAAATTAATAAAGCAATCGCCGATTTATAA
- a CDS encoding NAD(P)/FAD-dependent oxidoreductase, translating to MNDAKQMTIPTLIIGAGPAGLAMAGRLAKLGLPFTVLEASDYLGFSWRNHYDRLHLHTVKEYSALPHLPFPADYPTYVPRLKFVEYLERYAEQFNIKPQFNQKVISIHRSQDGRWQVQTETDLFMVERVIVATGYNRVPNMPELPGQRNFRGVIWHSHEYRNGAPFRNENVLVVGMGNTGAELALDLLENGAKPFISVRSPINIIRREVLGRPAQPIAIVLSKLPNWLCDRLAKLTQLISVGDVSAYGLGKPKHPPTYDNRRGKTPVIDIGTIDQIKAGTITVVPSIDRINAKTVTFTDGRELPFDAIVLATGYRTGLASFLGNGLSNQILNERGYPKKLWFDDADLRGLYFLGFSVPVTGVLNLLNKDSARIVAHIAENNSIPA from the coding sequence ATGAATGACGCAAAGCAGATGACAATTCCTACCCTCATCATCGGTGCTGGTCCGGCGGGGTTGGCGATGGCAGGCAGATTAGCCAAGCTGGGTCTGCCGTTTACGGTTCTGGAAGCCAGCGACTACCTGGGATTCAGTTGGCGGAATCACTATGATCGGTTGCACCTACACACGGTTAAAGAGTATTCGGCTCTCCCGCACCTTCCCTTTCCGGCCGATTATCCGACTTATGTGCCCCGCCTGAAATTTGTTGAGTATCTGGAACGCTACGCCGAGCAGTTCAACATAAAGCCCCAGTTTAATCAGAAGGTGATTTCTATTCACCGTAGCCAGGATGGTCGCTGGCAGGTTCAGACCGAAACCGATTTGTTTATGGTAGAGCGGGTCATTGTGGCAACGGGCTATAATCGCGTTCCAAATATGCCTGAATTGCCTGGTCAGCGAAACTTCAGAGGGGTCATCTGGCACAGTCACGAATACCGCAATGGAGCACCGTTTCGAAACGAGAACGTACTGGTCGTCGGGATGGGCAACACAGGAGCGGAACTTGCACTGGATTTACTGGAGAATGGCGCAAAGCCCTTTATTTCGGTGCGGAGCCCGATCAATATTATTCGGCGCGAAGTGCTCGGTCGACCTGCTCAGCCCATAGCTATTGTATTAAGCAAACTCCCCAACTGGCTCTGTGATCGACTAGCCAAGTTAACCCAGCTAATCAGCGTGGGCGATGTATCCGCCTATGGGCTCGGCAAGCCGAAGCATCCGCCAACCTATGACAACCGACGAGGGAAAACACCCGTTATTGACATTGGCACCATCGACCAGATTAAGGCAGGTACCATTACAGTGGTTCCCAGTATTGACCGTATCAATGCCAAAACCGTAACCTTTACGGATGGTCGGGAATTACCATTCGATGCCATTGTTCTGGCAACGGGCTACCGAACAGGACTGGCTTCTTTTCTGGGTAATGGTTTATCCAACCAAATTCTGAATGAACGGGGTTATCCGAAAAAACTCTGGTTCGATGATGCGGACTTGCGTGGGCTGTATTTCCTCGGCTTTTCCGTCCCCGTAACTGGCGTCCTCAATCTCCTCAATAAAGACTCGGCGCGTATTGTGGCACACATTGCCGAAAACAATTCGATCCCGGCATAG
- a CDS encoding DUF2147 domain-containing protein: MHYLLPIIALFIGLTAFAPTDDSDAVVGTWLNGTKKGHVQIYKQGGTYFGKLVWLGQPTDPATGKPRTDEKNTDLSKRSRPLMNMVLMYNFKYDGGEVWSDGKIYNPEDGKEYNCKMTLKDPNTLLVRGYVGISLLGKTQTWTRIK; encoded by the coding sequence ATGCATTATCTATTGCCCATTATCGCACTGTTTATCGGTCTAACGGCCTTTGCCCCTACCGACGATTCTGATGCTGTTGTTGGCACCTGGCTAAATGGTACAAAAAAAGGACACGTCCAGATTTATAAACAGGGCGGTACGTATTTCGGTAAGCTCGTCTGGCTTGGCCAACCCACCGACCCCGCCACTGGAAAACCCCGCACCGATGAGAAAAATACTGATCTATCAAAGCGATCACGACCGCTTATGAACATGGTCCTGATGTATAATTTCAAATACGACGGTGGTGAGGTCTGGAGTGATGGCAAGATTTACAACCCCGAAGATGGGAAGGAGTATAATTGTAAAATGACACTCAAAGACCCAAATACGCTCCTCGTTCGTGGATACGTAGGCATTTCTCTCCTGGGTAAAACCCAAACCTGGACGAGGATAAAATAG
- a CDS encoding thioesterase family protein codes for MFKRDPTRNYPTETESRVIIRFQDCDPLQHLNNAKYFDYYFNAREDQVAKLYDFNPGQLFKELKTSWVVYQHQIAYVRPAQVSEWVRIMSRLIYVNEDTTVTEYIMTDDAKTHLKNVLWVTSKYVSVLTGKRIPHDEAVMGLLEAILVPNVDFLSLKFNDRIHEIKQQVVQTHAL; via the coding sequence ATGTTTAAACGTGACCCTACTCGTAATTACCCAACCGAAACCGAATCGAGGGTAATTATCCGCTTTCAGGACTGCGATCCATTGCAGCACCTCAACAACGCCAAGTATTTCGATTACTATTTCAATGCCCGGGAAGACCAGGTTGCAAAACTGTATGACTTCAACCCCGGCCAATTGTTTAAGGAGTTAAAAACAAGCTGGGTCGTTTACCAGCATCAGATTGCCTATGTCCGGCCTGCGCAGGTAAGCGAGTGGGTACGCATTATGTCGCGACTGATCTATGTGAATGAAGACACCACCGTGACTGAATACATCATGACCGATGATGCGAAAACGCACCTTAAAAATGTACTCTGGGTAACCTCAAAGTACGTGAGCGTGCTCACTGGCAAACGTATTCCCCACGATGAGGCCGTGATGGGATTACTGGAAGCCATTCTGGTGCCAAACGTGGATTTCCTGAGCCTCAAATTCAACGATCGTATCCACGAAATCAAACAGCAGGTAGTACAGACGCATGCTTTGTAA
- a CDS encoding dicarboxylate/amino acid:cation symporter gives MKLLNNLTVRVLLAITLGILTGYFFPETAAKLKPLGDLFINLIKMVIAPIIFLTIVLGISNMGDLKKVGRVGGKALLYFEIVTTGALAIGLILANVIRPGDGVQTAAVKGGDISKYTEQGAGMDWTEFFLHIVPSNAIKAFAEGDILQVLVFSMLFGVGLTRMGEKGKPLIQTFERLSKVFFNILGVVMVLAPLGAFGGMAFTIGKYGLSTLLPLAKLMGTVYATMILFIFVILNLILRYYKISLWAVLKFIKEELLIVLGTSSSESALPQIMDKLETLGCSRSVVGLVVPAGYSFNLDGTTIYLVMATIFLAQVFGVDLTVGQELTIIGILMVTSKGAAGVTGSGFIVLASTLTAIKVIPVEGLALLLGVDRFMSEARSITNIIGNTVATIFIANNEGEFDRTKYERVLKQEDANELTEYKY, from the coding sequence ATGAAACTCCTCAATAACCTCACCGTTCGCGTACTACTTGCCATTACACTGGGTATTCTGACGGGCTACTTCTTCCCGGAAACAGCCGCGAAACTGAAACCCCTCGGAGACCTCTTTATCAATCTGATCAAGATGGTCATTGCGCCCATAATTTTCCTGACCATCGTGCTGGGAATCAGCAATATGGGCGACCTGAAAAAAGTGGGCCGGGTAGGAGGCAAAGCCCTACTCTATTTCGAGATTGTGACGACTGGCGCACTAGCCATCGGGCTCATCCTGGCGAATGTAATTCGGCCGGGCGATGGTGTTCAAACGGCCGCTGTGAAAGGGGGAGACATTAGCAAATACACGGAGCAGGGGGCGGGTATGGACTGGACCGAGTTCTTTCTGCACATTGTTCCAAGTAACGCCATTAAAGCATTTGCGGAGGGAGATATCCTGCAGGTCCTGGTCTTTTCGATGCTGTTCGGCGTTGGTCTGACGCGCATGGGTGAAAAAGGTAAACCACTGATTCAGACCTTTGAGCGACTATCGAAAGTGTTTTTTAATATCCTCGGTGTGGTGATGGTTCTGGCTCCTCTGGGCGCGTTTGGCGGCATGGCCTTTACGATTGGTAAATACGGCCTGAGTACATTATTGCCTTTGGCTAAATTGATGGGTACGGTTTACGCGACCATGATTCTGTTCATTTTCGTTATCCTGAACCTGATTCTACGCTATTATAAAATCAGTTTGTGGGCAGTACTCAAGTTTATTAAAGAAGAGTTGCTGATTGTGCTGGGAACCTCGTCGTCGGAGTCGGCTTTACCTCAAATTATGGACAAGCTCGAAACGCTGGGTTGCTCCCGGTCGGTTGTGGGGTTGGTTGTTCCGGCGGGCTACTCGTTTAATCTCGACGGGACAACGATTTACTTAGTGATGGCAACCATTTTTCTGGCGCAGGTATTTGGGGTTGACCTTACAGTAGGGCAGGAGCTAACCATTATCGGGATTCTGATGGTAACGTCGAAAGGCGCAGCGGGCGTTACTGGCAGCGGGTTTATCGTGCTGGCCAGTACCCTGACAGCCATCAAGGTGATTCCGGTTGAAGGGCTGGCGTTGCTGCTTGGTGTCGATCGATTTATGTCTGAAGCCCGCTCCATCACCAACATCATTGGGAATACGGTTGCCACAATTTTCATCGCTAACAATGAGGGAGAATTCGACCGTACGAAGTATGAACGCGTGCTGAAACAGGAAGATGCAAACGAATTGACGGAGTATAAGTACTAA